One genomic window of Gracilinema caldarium DSM 7334 includes the following:
- a CDS encoding iron-sulfur cluster assembly scaffold protein encodes MMYSTEVEHMCPLAKGAYHGPAPIPEEGKWVQAKEIKDISGFTHGVGWCAPQQGACKLSLNIKDGIIEEALVETIGCSGMTHSAAMAAEILIGKTILEALNTDLVCDAINTAMRELFLQIAYGRSQSAFSEGGLPIGASLEDLGKGLRSQVATMFATKLKGPRYLEMAEGYVTRVGVNEKDEIIGYEFVNLGKMMDAIKKGVDANEALAKAKGTYGRFAEAVKVIDPRHE; translated from the coding sequence ATGATGTATTCTACCGAAGTAGAGCACATGTGTCCCCTAGCAAAGGGGGCCTATCATGGTCCAGCCCCTATACCAGAAGAGGGAAAATGGGTCCAAGCAAAGGAAATTAAGGATATTTCTGGGTTTACCCACGGTGTTGGCTGGTGTGCACCCCAGCAGGGAGCTTGTAAACTGAGCCTGAATATCAAAGATGGTATTATAGAAGAAGCCCTGGTAGAAACTATCGGCTGTTCTGGTATGACCCATTCAGCAGCAATGGCTGCAGAAATCCTTATTGGTAAAACTATTCTGGAAGCCCTGAATACCGATCTGGTTTGTGACGCTATCAATACGGCCATGAGGGAACTGTTCCTGCAAATTGCTTATGGCCGAAGCCAGTCTGCTTTTTCTGAAGGGGGGCTTCCCATTGGAGCCAGTCTGGAAGATCTGGGAAAAGGTTTGCGGAGCCAGGTTGCAACCATGTTTGCAACAAAACTGAAGGGGCCCCGGTATCTGGAAATGGCCGAAGGGTATGTTACCCGGGTCGGTGTAAACGAGAAGGACGAAATAATCGGCTATGAATTTGTAAATCTGGGGAAAATGATGGATGCCATTAAAAAGGGTGTGGATGCAAACGAAGCCCTGGCAAAGGCAAAGGGTACCTATGGCCGTTTCGCCGAAGCGGTTAAGGTTATCGATCCACGGCACGAATAA
- the gcvH gene encoding glycine cleavage system protein GcvH: protein MKLDERCRYAKTHEWARKEGNEFVIGISDHAQHSLGDIVFVDLPKVGTSFGKGAAFGVVESVKAASDIYVPLAGKVTAVNTQLQDAPDLINKDPYGDGWIIKIAPENPADFDKLLSPGEYEKIAAEE from the coding sequence ATGAAACTGGATGAACGCTGTCGTTATGCAAAAACCCATGAATGGGCCCGCAAAGAGGGCAATGAATTCGTTATTGGCATATCCGACCATGCCCAGCATAGTCTGGGGGATATTGTGTTTGTGGATTTGCCTAAGGTCGGTACCAGTTTTGGTAAGGGTGCAGCCTTTGGTGTAGTAGAATCGGTAAAGGCAGCCAGCGATATTTACGTTCCTCTCGCCGGCAAAGTAACTGCAGTAAATACCCAACTCCAGGACGCCCCGGATCTTATCAACAAGGACCCTTACGGAGATGGCTGGATTATCAAAATAGCTCCGGAAAACCCCGCAGACTTCGATAAACTTCTTTCTCCTGGGGAATATGAAAAGATAGCGGCGGAGGAATAA
- the gcvT gene encoding glycine cleavage system aminomethyltransferase GcvT: protein MKTTLLHSWHETAGARFAPFAGFDMPIQYPTGAIEEHRLTRRSVGLFDIDHMGQVLIWGPGAGEALSRLVSNRLLDMKPGEARYALLLNETGGVIDDLFIYRLAASQSMPDRWFIVVNAGNREIDVAYFQNNLKPPIQVQDISDETYMIAVQGPQAVPLIDSITGGALSATSRFTMIEAYIDGILCRIGRTGYTGEDGAELFYPAEKSVHIWEFLLAAAQKLGIEAGPIGLAARDSLRFEAGMPLHGHEITPSITPLEALLSWACDFEKDFVGKSALIELKARGLSRKLVTINVTGGVPREGYQVLDREGKEIGICVAGMYCPTTETYSANAFVPPAYAKVGTQLAVSIRGNAKPAVVVQRPLYVPTYRRTT from the coding sequence ATGAAGACAACATTACTGCACTCCTGGCATGAAACTGCGGGAGCCCGCTTTGCGCCCTTCGCAGGCTTTGATATGCCCATCCAATATCCCACAGGAGCCATAGAAGAACACCGGCTCACCCGCCGTTCCGTGGGCCTTTTTGATATTGACCACATGGGTCAGGTGCTAATCTGGGGGCCTGGGGCGGGGGAAGCTCTTTCCCGTCTGGTTTCTAACAGACTGCTCGATATGAAACCGGGAGAAGCCCGCTATGCTTTACTGCTTAACGAGACAGGCGGTGTTATAGATGACCTCTTTATCTATCGGCTAGCCGCTTCCCAATCGATGCCTGATCGATGGTTTATAGTGGTGAATGCAGGGAACCGGGAAATTGATGTAGCATATTTCCAAAACAATCTAAAACCACCAATACAAGTTCAGGACATTTCCGACGAAACCTACATGATCGCCGTACAGGGGCCTCAGGCAGTGCCACTAATCGACAGTATAACCGGGGGAGCCCTTTCCGCAACCAGTCGTTTTACCATGATCGAAGCGTATATTGATGGGATCCTCTGCAGGATTGGCCGTACCGGTTATACCGGGGAGGATGGGGCTGAACTCTTTTATCCTGCAGAAAAGTCGGTCCATATCTGGGAATTCCTGTTGGCTGCAGCTCAAAAACTGGGCATAGAAGCCGGCCCCATCGGACTGGCAGCTCGGGATTCCCTCCGGTTCGAAGCAGGAATGCCCCTTCATGGCCATGAGATCACCCCCAGTATTACCCCCCTGGAGGCTTTGCTCTCCTGGGCCTGTGATTTTGAAAAGGACTTTGTCGGTAAATCGGCCCTGATCGAACTGAAAGCCCGGGGACTTTCCCGAAAGCTGGTTACCATCAATGTAACCGGTGGAGTTCCTCGGGAGGGGTATCAGGTACTTGACCGGGAAGGCAAGGAAATAGGAATCTGTGTCGCTGGGATGTATTGTCCGACTACGGAAACCTATTCAGCCAATGCCTTTGTACCGCCTGCTTATGCAAAGGTCGGAACCCAATTGGCCGTCAGTATCCGTGGAAATGCAAAACCGGCGGTCGTTGTACAACGGCCCTTATATGTTCCAACCTACAGGAGAACCACATGA
- a CDS encoding GGGtGRT protein: protein MALFESYERRIGQILPVLNKYGINSLEEAKALCESKGLDIPGIVRGIQPICFDNAVWAYIVGGAIAIKKGSRSAAEIARTLGEGLQAFCIPGSVADDRKVGIGHGNLAAMLLSEETNCFCFLAGHESFAAAEGAIGIAKSANRARKKPLQVILNGLGKDAAQIISRINGFTYVKTQFDYYTGELKVVEVIPYSSGERGQVRCYGADDVREGVAIMHKEKVDISITGNSTNPTRFQHPVAGTYKKECVEQGKKYFSVASGGGTGRTLHPDNMAAGPASYGMTDTMGRMHSDAQFAGSSSVPAHVEMMGFLGMGNNPMVGASVAVAVALAEALKK from the coding sequence ATGGCGTTATTTGAAAGTTATGAACGTCGGATCGGGCAGATTCTTCCGGTCCTTAATAAATATGGTATCAATTCCCTCGAGGAAGCAAAGGCCCTCTGTGAATCCAAGGGCCTGGATATCCCCGGTATTGTCAGGGGAATTCAGCCAATTTGTTTTGATAATGCTGTATGGGCCTATATTGTTGGTGGAGCCATTGCCATTAAGAAGGGTTCTCGCTCGGCGGCAGAAATTGCCCGTACATTAGGCGAAGGCTTGCAAGCCTTTTGTATTCCTGGCTCAGTGGCGGATGATCGTAAGGTTGGTATAGGTCATGGAAATTTGGCGGCTATGCTCCTTTCGGAAGAAACCAACTGCTTCTGTTTTTTAGCGGGGCATGAATCCTTTGCGGCTGCCGAAGGTGCCATCGGTATCGCTAAAAGTGCAAACCGGGCTCGAAAGAAACCCCTGCAGGTTATCCTTAATGGTCTTGGTAAGGATGCTGCCCAGATAATCAGCCGTATCAATGGATTCACCTATGTAAAGACCCAGTTTGATTATTACACTGGAGAGCTTAAGGTTGTGGAAGTTATTCCCTATTCCTCCGGAGAACGGGGACAGGTTCGTTGTTATGGAGCCGATGATGTCCGCGAGGGAGTGGCCATTATGCATAAGGAAAAGGTTGATATTTCCATAACAGGGAACAGTACCAATCCAACCCGTTTCCAGCATCCAGTAGCAGGAACCTATAAAAAGGAATGTGTCGAACAGGGAAAGAAATATTTTTCTGTAGCCTCTGGCGGTGGAACGGGACGAACTCTGCATCCAGACAACATGGCTGCAGGACCTGCATCCTATGGTATGACCGATACGATGGGCCGAATGCATTCTGATGCTCAGTTTGCCGGCTCTTCTTCAGTTCCAGCCCATGTGGAAATGATGGGTTTCCTTGGTATGGGTAATAATCCCATGGTCGGAGCCTCTGTAGCGGTTGCAGTAGCCCTTGCCGAAGCACTTAAAAAATAA
- a CDS encoding autotransporter domain-containing protein, translating into MKKLLAGLCTLALCAGSLWAEDTLVKEQDYSVKVSGDVNLVIKKQDSYRCPFDIPEWGWDQRAGASDRDTQWYRITSNLTVSSGILGRTEWFGVVSLAADVNSPDNNKTTFTSNGTIDEYNLNTEIKKIELTNAFVMWRPELLGGRPLGITLGNFSIAQTANAAYSHVFSGDPDSDFIGYTISALMNKPMIHIDFHISGDTGIGIALVKGASDFIQNSAGFDDKTAFTGVLWAEAAYKGFALNTAYQYTRGNRRIIKNVSIDDSSVTYPSLQWDPKYWNSNFNALISYQYNTELFGIKPFIGYNLQYGQEASMKEIQELTQDYKTKMTLAQVVSGGTVISSKIGSIPIRLSGEYSKVIIPDLNGLDALEDGNLDRKSVLEGINNKIDLLNMSLPHLSEGVFKDLCGSSDTVYTFAGLDAQYHFELAADLSSQVTVSLFMNGTLPKTTDYKVTEKQRQQMIDRVIAQGIPAPVATGIVDGLIQEIDKSNDIGTRWTKTMSYGLTVTYRF; encoded by the coding sequence ATGAAAAAACTTCTCGCAGGGTTATGTACCCTTGCCCTTTGTGCTGGATCCCTTTGGGCAGAGGATACTCTTGTAAAAGAACAGGATTACTCCGTAAAAGTAAGCGGAGATGTTAATCTGGTCATTAAAAAACAAGATTCCTATCGCTGTCCCTTTGATATTCCAGAATGGGGATGGGATCAGCGGGCAGGTGCAAGTGATCGTGACACCCAATGGTATCGGATTACATCGAACCTTACCGTATCTTCAGGGATCCTTGGACGCACCGAATGGTTTGGTGTCGTAAGCCTCGCCGCAGATGTAAATAGTCCAGATAATAATAAAACTACATTTACTAGCAATGGCACAATTGATGAATATAACCTCAATACCGAAATAAAAAAGATTGAATTAACCAATGCTTTTGTAATGTGGCGGCCTGAACTTTTAGGCGGTCGCCCCCTGGGGATAACCCTCGGTAATTTTAGCATAGCCCAGACAGCAAATGCAGCCTATTCCCATGTATTTTCAGGCGATCCGGATAGTGATTTTATTGGGTATACCATTTCAGCACTCATGAATAAACCCATGATTCACATCGATTTTCATATCTCAGGTGATACAGGTATTGGAATTGCCCTTGTTAAGGGGGCATCGGATTTTATTCAAAATTCCGCAGGATTTGATGATAAAACAGCCTTTACCGGGGTCCTGTGGGCAGAGGCTGCTTATAAAGGCTTTGCTCTGAACACTGCATATCAGTATACCCGAGGAAACCGACGTATCATTAAGAATGTTTCAATTGATGATTCAAGCGTTACCTATCCATCACTCCAATGGGATCCAAAATATTGGAATTCTAATTTTAATGCCCTGATCTCTTATCAGTATAACACTGAACTTTTTGGTATTAAACCATTTATTGGCTATAATCTGCAGTACGGTCAGGAAGCATCCATGAAGGAAATACAGGAATTGACCCAGGATTATAAAACCAAAATGACCCTTGCCCAAGTTGTTTCCGGAGGAACCGTTATCTCTTCCAAAATTGGTTCTATTCCGATTCGGCTTTCCGGAGAATACAGTAAAGTCATTATTCCAGACCTCAATGGGCTCGATGCTCTCGAAGATGGTAATCTTGACAGAAAGAGTGTGCTTGAAGGGATAAATAACAAAATTGATTTATTAAATATGAGCCTACCTCATCTTTCAGAAGGAGTTTTCAAGGACCTGTGCGGGTCAAGCGATACCGTATATACCTTCGCCGGACTCGATGCTCAGTATCATTTTGAACTCGCCGCCGATCTGAGTTCTCAGGTGACAGTCTCCCTTTTCATGAATGGGACCCTGCCAAAAACAACGGACTACAAGGTTACAGAAAAACAAAGGCAACAGATGATTGATCGAGTAATAGCTCAAGGAATACCCGCTCCTGTTGCTACAGGAATTGTGGATGGATTGATACAAGAAATTGATAAAAGCAATGATATAGGAACACGATGGACCAAAACAATGTCCTACGGCTTAACTGTTACCTATAGGTTCTAA